The nucleotide sequence aatgctccaccttgtacggGTGCTAAGAATGCCATGTAGAcgaaaaatctgatgtggcaaggcaattaagaggagagagatgggtttgatgaccccaggaagaaccaatgccaagcgcgtaaacctaggcaaaacatttaaatgaagcaaactcaccaatgcatgAGAGAGTTTAGTAGCCAAATCATTAAATGAAGGGAGCTTAGCTACAAgaagctaagcacctatgcattggggagtttGGTTGCTAAGTtatttaatatgcttagcaccCCATCTAAGTACCAGTCCATTGGGAGCAGCCTaatatgttactccaaacacctctctcctcattaactaggtgccacataagcaaacttgtcttgggatgtgttatgttactagctaagttactcccactatgactagccttagggGGAAGAGATTAATTAGAGATGGAAGGTTTCGTAGGCTTTAGTAGCCTGTTCGTAGGTCTAGCATTTTTTAGGGGGAAAACAGGTGTTGGCTCGTTGGATGCATGGTGTTGTAGGAGGAAACAAATCGGTGttgggtagtactccctccgtccgggtttattaggcctaaagacaacttctcttagaccaagacacatagtaatttgctcacattaattatTCCATTCCACttccaatgcactctctcacatgcatgcagccaatgaaaaagcacacatgaagtgtattaacttttcagccatggcaccaacaacaatagctttcaatacaaccaatgaaatggttgcatgcatgcaccttttcaatgcggggccttataaaaggggacatgcttgtgatgctgagaggcctaataaacccggacggagggagtacataacatgggATCGTAAGGGGGAGGCGGTGGAAGAAGGTGGAACCATCACAGCGACAGGTTCACTTTAACAGTAGTACTACCAAGATTTTTATTATTCCCACGCAATCAATTATGCATATGTACAAGTCAAGCATTGATTAATTCCTTTCTTATTGAAATCATTTTCCATGGATGGGCGGACTAGACCATTTTCTCACTGGTTGGCAGCTGGCGGAAGCTTTTCTTCTTGTTTTCTCCCGAGGGCGGCTCTGGCACATCACGTTCATATGGCggcggcttcttcttcttcttaggatcGGGCACCTCGGGTTCACCCGGTGGCTTAGGCACGTAGGTTCTCACAGTGGTGGTGGGTTTTTTCCTGCATTCATATGTACACATGCACGTCTTTCTCTTAGGTATGTGAAAGTAGTTGCCGTCGTTGTCTTCGTTGACCTCGTAGCCAACAATTGATTTCTCATCGGAGCAGTACCCACCCTTAAAGTGCTCGTACTGACAGGCCCCGATGCAAGCCGTGGTCTTGCACATGCTCCTTTGGCCCCACTTGCTAGGGGTCGTGCATACGCGAGCCTCCGCACCTGCATGTGACTTAGAATTAATATGTGCACCAGAAAATCATAGTACAAATTGTTTCATCGATTGATCTAAAATTGCATGGAATTGCAATGTGATAAAAACTGCTATATAAACTTACAGAAGGCCATGAGAAGAAAGCCCAGGGTGAAGGCAGTGAGAATCTGAGCGCCGCTGAACGCCATGGCCAAGTTCTCAAAATAAGTTGTTGGAATGATGGTGTGAGGAGAAGAACGGGGTCCGAGTGCTATTTATTGCACTCCTCTTGGCTATGCATTCAATGCCTTAGAGGATATGGAAATCCAAATGTTGGATACAAACATTTATGTAATGGCTTAGAGGATATGGAAATCCAAATATTGGATACAAGCATTTGTGTATATTAGTATCTATCTCCAGTAATTAATCATATGTATCCAAATAAAAGGTTATGCTACCCCACCAAAAGAAAATTTCTGCTCGCTCTTGGTGCAATTACATTGATGGCAACGTCAGAGCAAAACACAAATAATACTTGCTTACTCATAGTTGGTTACATGCAAAAAAAATCTGTGAGTGAACTCGTTGTGGAAAACAAATTATGTTAAGGCCATCCCTCATGCGAAACGCCTATACAGGTGCTTAGGTAAATAAAAAGGGTGTGGCTAGATTTCAGTCGACTAAGACTTAACGAAGTCTCAGTCAAGTAACAAAACATATAAAGAAGAGgaaaagaaaaactcaaaaagaAATTTTACACGGATCTCCATGTAAGATCTAACGAATATAGCATCGACTAAGACTTCGTTAAGTCCTTAGTCGACCGAGGCCCTGTTTGGTTTATAAGTCCtactaggactttttctagtcccaactaaaaagtctctagtccctaaAAAGCCATTCCCTAtttgtttccagggactaaaaagtcactagtcccttcctagagattattaaatgaccatgttatccctagtatatagaaaaataacaaccaaacaataccatggggtggcgggccaataggtgcatggaggggcattgttggaaaaatCTCAAAAAGtccccaaaaagactctccttgagagttgtaacatcccaaattttcaatttggaatgttatacattagatcatcactacatatcatattttatttgcttttgttctGATCcataaattctacgcaactcaaggacccacagagagagttggggatttcgttattttcatatttgagttttctcaaattttgaaaataggatcatttgattttatttattttatcttcaattatttctattataaaaatatgagagagggaataaaatgactttcccaaaataaagaaatattgaggatttaataaaaatcaaataagattttattttggagtttttgactagtttatttgaatttaggaaaaaatgcatgttttttcaaaactgcgttttagggccaagaaaatgttcatctcgttcaaaatattttatttaggcggtgaaattttattttggcatttttagatttttatttattttctagaatttttcttaatTTCGGCGAAATTTGTTAAAAAAAAGTactgcgcgcccgactgggccgaaggcccagccgagccaggccaggccCAAGCAGCCGCCGCCTTCCCTCGCGGGAGACcgaccctccgccgccgccgagtccgaccGGGGCATGCCTCCAgaggccgaccccgacccggcgcccccttccccaagccgcgccgcccccctctcataaataccccaccgccgccgcctcaccccgccacctcgacccgccccgcctcccgcagccgccgctcgccgccgtgtgccgccgccgccacttgccgcgccgcccgccgccgacgccacctCACCCCGCCGGAGCCCTGAGTCCCGCCGGAGTCCGACGAGGTAGACGCGCCGTCCGCcgccggttttctgaagaaaaccgattcagtttttttaaaaaccctaggttttattttatttttattattattagatcggttttatcggttcacttatttagcgagcgttcgcttgttcgttcgttttaacggacgagttcaccgtttagtttcagttaacgaacgttcgttcgttaatctgttcgtcagtttttttccttttcgcggattttccgcgattatttctgatcgcgatttctgatccaatttttgttttagtttaactttttgctcgtttatcggaatcaggtgattcaagcgcctagagtttcgtctcgaaaccctcttttcgtttaaccaactcaaacaagttttttgcttctgtaaaatttgacttaggtccagattagtaatcgaagcttgtttttttcgccgtttgactttcgttgtttcgttcgatttgtttctttctgcaaaccggagtttttaagttgaactttctggttagatctcttatttgagttttaactgtgcattagatgagtgcttattgtgtgcttgtttgtttgcgatagagtacccagagtgcgccgcttgctacttcgaatctctaggtttcacggatcatcagcaaggcaagtaac is from Triticum aestivum cultivar Chinese Spring chromosome 3A, IWGSC CS RefSeq v2.1, whole genome shotgun sequence and encodes:
- the LOC123059095 gene encoding uncharacterized protein; protein product: MAFSGAQILTAFTLGFLLMAFCAEARVCTTPSKWGQRSMCKTTACIGACQYEHFKGGYCSDEKSIVGYEVNEDNDGNYFHIPKRKTCMCTYECRKKPTTTVRTYVPKPPGEPEVPDPKKKKKPPPYERDVPEPPSGENKKKSFRQLPTSEKMV